A genomic stretch from Pirellulales bacterium includes:
- a CDS encoding ParB N-terminal domain-containing protein, with amino-acid sequence MKIELRKLSDIKPYPQNPRVNDAAVDAVAASIREFGFQQPIVVDIEGVIIVGHTRWKAAQKLGLDKVPVHAAKDLTPAQIKAY; translated from the coding sequence ATGAAGATCGAGCTGCGGAAACTCTCCGACATCAAGCCCTATCCCCAGAACCCTCGCGTCAATGACGCCGCCGTGGACGCGGTCGCCGCCTCGATCCGCGAATTCGGCTTTCAGCAGCCGATCGTCGTCGATATCGAGGGAGTGATCATCGTCGGCCACACCCGCTGGAAAGCGGCTCAGAAGCTCGGCCTCGACAAGGTCCCCGTTCACGCCGCCAAGGATCTCACACCGGCTCAGATCAAGGCGTACTGA